One Trichoderma asperellum chromosome 5, complete sequence genomic region harbors:
- a CDS encoding uncharacterized protein (TransMembrane:11 (i354-374o380-401i422-444o464-482i489-511o531-552i564-587o611-632i653-670o676-692i712-733o)), whose product MSSPSRSGIPQDIMARSSSPSLSQQRPFSSSLPRDELTARLAEPVRAGSPMRSGSPRPGFAKPEGGDSPAFAQGPGVSALAAALSDSLGQTPPRHGTPPARVSTPPVRPLSPGRGRSATPTNYGSFDSRSRVGAESTGPYEDPEIVKRHLVQPSEMDNPTSEASSETGKGKQAADFGVGTTGLHEDEFSSLRLQGGDVTRGIYKWTEQAEAKTRMQRSKSFDHSRPEPENDTLDINSIKVPGGFRRNHLRRNVISPSGHHEDGYGGVDSPGSNQRPLFTSSFLEFLSIYGHFAGEELEEDDEVLGPNEYFPSGEDNGEEEEEEAMEDSALLGPSKKKRKRKVRGGSGQNGQMNAALLLLKSFVGTGVLFLPRAYLNGGMMFSNLVLIGVALLSYYCFVLLVTTRLNVEGSFGDMGGILYGKWMRAIILASIVLSQIGFVAAYIVFTSENLQAFILAVTDCQRSISIPMLILLQMIVFLPLSLIRDIGKLGFTALIADAFILIGLAYLFYYDVLTLAANGLADIIMFNKKDWTLFIGTAIFTFEGIGLIIPIQESMKQPEKFPRVMFLVMIIITVLFTVMGAISYAAYGSETQTVVLLNLPQDNRMVNTVQLLYSMAILLSTPLQIFPAIRIAETALFTRSGKYNPWIKWQKNIFRFFLVAMCAGIAWGGADNLDKFVALVGNFACIPLVYIYPPLLHYKAVARNKFWRYSDIALCIFGLVAMVYTTSLTVMSWANSEPKLPGYCDRRGT is encoded by the exons ATGTCTTCACCGTCGAGAAGCGGGATACCGCAGGACATCATGGCGAGGTCTTCGTCACCTAGCCTCTCCCAGCAGCGGCCATTCTCGTCATCTCTGCCCCGAGACGAGCTCACCGCGAGACTTGCCGAGCCCGTGCGAGCTGGATCGCCCATGAGAAGCGGCTCGCCTCGTCCGGGATTCGCAAAGCCCGAAGGCGGCGACAGCCCAGCGTTCGCCCAAGGCCCTGGCGTATCTGCTCTGGCTGCCGCCTTGTCCGACTCCCTGGGACAAACGCCGCCACGACACGGCACTCCTCCAGCCCGCGTCAGCACACCGCCGGTCCGGCCGTTATCTCCCGGAAGAGGCCGCTCTGCCACACCGACAAATTATGGCTCCTTTGACTCGAGAAGCCGCGTTGGGGCGGAGAGCACTGGGCCATACGAGGACCCGGAGATTGTCAAGAGGCATTTGGTGCAGCCCAGTGAAATGGATAACCCCACATCAGAGGCATCATCCGAGACTGGCAAGGGCAAACAGGCTGCCGATTTCGGGGTTGGTACTACTGGCCTGCACGAGGACGAATTCTCGAGTCTGCGTCTGCAAGGTGGGGATGTAACACGGGGGATCTACAAGTGGACTGAACAGGCAGAGGCCAAGACGAGGATGCAGCGTAGCAAGAGTTTTGACCACTCAAGACCCGAGCCTGAAAACGACACCCTTGACATCAACTCCATCAAAGTGCCAGGAGGCTTCCGAAGGAACCACCTGAGGAGAAACGTCATCAGCCCGTCTGGACACCACGAAGATGGTTATGGAGGTGTCGATTCCCCGGGCAGCAATCAGCGACCCCTATTTACATCAAGCTTCCTCGAATTCTTGTCCATCTATGGCCACTTTGCCGGTGAAGAattggaagaagacgacgaggttCTCGGCCCCAACGAATACTTTCCGTCTGGCGAAGATaacggcgaagaagaagaagaagaggcaatggAGGACAGTGCGCTGCTTGGTCCCTCGaaaaagaagcgcaagagAAAGGTCCGTGGCGGTAGCGGGCAGAATGGCCAGATGAACgccgctctgctgctgctcaaatCCTTTGTCGGAACTGGTGTCTTGTTCTTGCCGCGTGCCTACCTCAACGGTGGTATGATGTTCAGTAACCTTGTCCTCATTGGCGTGGCGCTGCTGAGTTACTACTGCTTTGTTTTGCTGGTTACGACACGACTCAACGTCGAGGGCTCGTTTGGTGACATGGGCGGTATTCTGTACGGAAAATGGATGCGAGCCATCATCCTTGCCTCGATTGTCCTCAGCCAGATTGGATTTGTCGCCGCCTACATCGTGTTTACTTCAGAGAACTTGCAAGCCTTTATCTTGGCCGTGACAGACTGCCAAAGGTCTATTAGTATCCCGATGTTGATTCTCTTGCAGATGATTGTCTTCCTGCCGCTTTCTCTCATTCGAGACATTGGCAAGCTCGGATTTACAGCACTGATTGCGGATGCCTTTATTCTGATAGGGCTCGCGTACCTCTTCTACTACGACGTCTTGACGCTCGCCGCCAACGGCCTTGCCGATATCATCATGTTCAACAAGAAAGACTGGACGCTCTTCATTGGTACAGCCATCTTTACTTTCGAGGGTATTGGTCTTATTATCCCCATCCAGGAATCGATGAAGCAGCCGGAAAAGTTTCCCAGGGTCATGTTCCTGGTCATGATTATCATCACTGTTCTCTTCACCGTCATGGGCGCCATCTCCTACGCTGCGTACGGATCCGAGACGCAAACTGTTGTCCTTCTCAACCTGCCGCAGGATAACCGCATGGTCAATACCGTGCAGCTCCTCTACTCGATGGCCATTCTACTGTCCACTCCGCTGCAAATCTTCCCTGCTATCCGTATTGCCGAGACTGCGCTGTTTACGAGGAGTGGCAAGTACAACCCCTGGATCAAGTGGCAGAAGAACAtcttccgcttcttcttggtggcGATGTGCGCTGGCATTGCCTGGGGTGGTGCTGACAACCTGGATAAGTTTGTGGCTTTGGTGGGCAACTTTGCCTGTATCCCCTTGGTCTACATCTATCCT CCTCTGCTCCACTACAAGGCAGTCGCACGAAACAAGTTTTGGCGATACTCCGATATTGCGCTGTGTATCTTTGGCCTCGTTGCCATGGTTTACACCACTAGCTTGACCGTTATGAGCTGGGCCAACTCCGAGCCCAAGCTCCCCGGATACTGCGACCGAAGAGGCACATAA
- a CDS encoding uncharacterized protein (EggNog:ENOG41), producing MSLRIPLHPPLRLLPSSPYQIQFQIPRAWLSPRPSPVPAATIAARRGIASRAARPPQPPPFPVVPSCPSPTCGCADTPAMPDGLEIDHQNPLNGVMAGYAEHVVVCTGKDDWLSKIEDENSGDNLAADLKELFGRGGKYTDPFHHISVINSSFPSSVPPRKAVQSTSAYLLPSFKYVPFLPRVSFDSVKALAKGFLLPEKLHRAHDGLSPAHRDRLTRKEAFQGLLPGVQDVQDVLVLICGHGGRDLRCGAMGPVLRTEFEEKLEMAGFNVAKDAVQIGSLDGEETKRIEGSSSPDKKVARVGLISHVGGHKFAGNVIIYIPPGFTNAKGEKHALAGCGVWYGRVEPKHVEGLVRETVMGGRVVEDKFRGGIDAQRRILRL from the exons ATGTCGTTGCGGATACCTCTCCACCCGccgctgaggctgctgccatcgTCGCCTTACCAGATCCAGTTCCAAATTCCTAGAGCTTGGCTGTCTCCCCGTCCCAGCCCCGTCCCAGCAGCGACAATCGCAGCAAGACGAGGCATCGCCTCAAGGGCTGCGCGACCGCCGCAACCGCCTCCGTTTCCCGTCGTGCCCTCCTGTCCGTCGCCGACATGCGGATGCGCCGACACGCCGGCCATGCCAGACGGGCTGGAGATTGACCACCAGAACCCGCTGAATGGTGTCATGGCCGGATATGCAGAGCATGTTGTGGTGTGTACGGGCAAGGACGACTGGCTGTCCAAGATTGAGGACGAGAACAGCGGTGACAATCTGGCAGCGGACCTGAAGGAGCTTTTTGGACGAGGGGGGAAGTATACGGAT CCGTTTCATCACATTTCCGTGATCAACTCTTCGTTTCCGAGCTCGGTGCCTCCCAGAAAGGCAGTCCAGTCAACGTCCGCCTACCTGCTACCGTCTTTCAAATACGTCCCTTTCCTACCGCGCGTGTCATTCGACAGCGTCAAGGCCCTCGCCAAGGGCTTCCTACTGCCGGAAAAGCTGCACCGCGCCCACGACGGACTATCGCCCGCACACCGCGATCGGCTGACTCGCAAGGAGGCATTCCAGGGCCTTCTGCCTGGCGTGCAGGACGTGCAGGacgtgctggtgctgatatGCGGGCATGGAGGACGGGATTTACGATGCGGCGCGATGGGTCCTGTCTTGAGGACGGAGTTTGAAGAGAAGCTTGAGATGGCAGGGTTCAACGTTGCCAAGGACGCGGTTCAGATTGGGAGCCTGGATGGCgaggagacgaagaggatcgaagggagcagcagcccggACAAGAAAGTGGCGAGGGTTGGGCTGATTAGCCATGTTGGAGGACACAAATTCGCTGGTAACGTGATCATCTATATCCCGCCTGGTTTTACGAATGCAAAGGGCGAGAAACATGCCTTGGCGGGATGCGGGGTTTGGTACGGGAGGGTTGAGCCGAAACATGTGGAGGGACTTGTGAGAGAGACGGTGATGGGAGGACGGGTGGTGGAAGACAAGTTTCGGGGAGGCATTGATGCACAGAGGCGGATATTGAGGTTGTGA
- a CDS encoding uncharacterized protein (EggNog:ENOG41), protein MASADPLNGLKVSITQSKTSPPTIIATVKNTNSHLVTIAEYQSPFDQLILELGNLAIYPGSGSSSDDSDSSTASASNTPLDYPTIRLKRAWPPPKETMVTLGPGESQTAEIVLRDPVPLRRLGTSATVKLSGQWMSVWRRRAEDIDEADWDDVSNPDEFSGQYESNSLEILIA, encoded by the coding sequence ATGGCTTCAGCAGACCCCCTCAACGGCCTCAAAGTCTCCATCACCCAGAGCAAGACGTCGCCGCCGACCATCATCGCCACCGTCAAGAACACCAACTCGCACCTCGTCACCATCGCGGAATACCAGTCGCCCTTTGACCAGCTGATCCTCGAGCTGGGCAACCTCGCCATCTACCCGGGCTCCGGCTCCTCCAGCGAcgacagcgacagcagcaccGCAAGCGCAAGCAACACGCCGCTCGACTACCCTACAATCCGCCTCAAGCGCGCCTGGCCCCCGCCAAAGGAGACCATGGTGACGCTCGGCCCGGGCGAGAGCCAGACGGCCGAGATTGTGCTCCGCGATCCGGTGCCGCTGCGGCGCCTGGGCACGTCGGCGACGGTGAAGCTGAGCGGCCAGTGGATGTCGGTGTGGAGGCGCCGCGCGGAGGATATTGACGAGGCGGACTGGGATGATGTTTCGAACCCGGATGAGTTTTCGGGCCAGTATGAGTCGAATAGCTTGGAGATTTTGATTGCTTGA
- a CDS encoding uncharacterized protein (TransMembrane:1 (i54-72o)~EggNog:ENOG41): protein MSSRGAVLSAARLHKAHLTKAISIRTATPSSIQCCSRQYATATTKSHAKRSKTVPILITTAILGGSIIYYSTTSSKPTLLNADYFAPYTITSREAVSPTSFVFTISPQHHNPSLPYLTPDTSSWRYPQWSVEFKQPQVQIARHYTPLPPLDGEDPSDGRLRFYVRAIGGGEMSHYLSRLRVGHDVWLRGPHIGFDIMARLGNMKKVVFLAGGTGVAPAMQVAQAVLDQSPEAHVHLLWAIRKREELQRANGPARRRPAWWQFWSSESNQLVELDSQLQDPSPVARQLKAMKNAYGKRLHIQVAIDDEQTQFRESDLQKAISSGNHQGVSPIATPGCRLHDSSALELAPEFEAPAAADDCKCGAGAGKNLFVISGPDGFVAHYSGPKRWLEGQQIQGPVGGIAGQLQRKYPGLANEWLVLKL from the coding sequence ATGTCAAGCCGAGGAGCTGTCCTCTCGGCAGCCAGGCTTCATAAAGCTCATCTCACAAAAGCCATCTCAATAAGAACAGCAACACCCTCATCTATACAATGCTGTTCTCGACAATACGCCACGGCAACCACTAAATCTCACGCCAAGCGATCAAAGACCGTTCCTATTCtcatcaccaccgccatcCTCGGCGGCTCCATCATCTACTACTCCACCACTTCTTCCAAACCAACCCTCCTCAATGCCGACTACTTCGCCCCTTACACAATAACTTCTCGCGAAGCCGTCTCGCCTACATCATTCGTCTTCACAATCTCGCCTCAGCACCATAACCCTTCTCTCCCATATCTCACTCCCGACACATCTTCATGGCGCTACCCCCAATGGTCTGTCGAGTTCAAACAGCCCCAAGTCCAAATCGCCCGCCACTACACGCCACTACCGCCTCTGGATGGCGAGGATCCTTCAGATGGAAGACTTAGATTCTACGTGCGTGCCATAGGAGGCGGCGAAATGTCCCACTATCTTAGCCGCCTCCGTGTAGGCCATGACGTCTGGTTACGAGGACCGCATATCGGATTCGATATCATGGCAAGACTCGGCAACATGAAGAAAGTCGTTTTTCTGGCTGGCGGGACAGGCGTCGCCCCAGCAATGCAAGTCGCTCAGGCAGTGTTGGATCAAAGCCCGGAAGCACACGTGCATCTCCTCTGGGCgataagaaagagagaagagctacAGCGTGCCAACGGCCCGGCGAGAAGACGGCCGGCGTGGTGGCAGTTTTGGTCTTCAGAGAGTAACCAACTGGTAGAACTGGATTCTCAATTGCAAGATCCCAGCCCTGTGGCGCGACAGCTCAAAGCCATGAAGAACGCATACGGCAAGCGGCTGCATATCCAAGTCGCCATTGACGACGAACAAACGCAGTTCCGTGAGTCAGACCTTCAAAAGGCCATCTCATCGGGGAACCACCAAGGTGTCTCACCCATCGCCACTCCCGGATGCCGTTTACACGACTCTTCAGCGCTGGAATTGGCTCCCGAATTCGAGGCtcctgcagcagctgatgACTGTAAATgcggtgctggagctgggaAGAATCTTTTTGTGATTTCCGGCCCGGATGGCTTTGTCGCTCACTACTCGGGTCCTAAGAGATGGCTTGAAGGGCAGCAGATTCAGGGTCCGGTGGGAGGTATTGCAGGACAGCTTCAGCGAAAATATCCAGGGCTAGCGAACGAATGGCTGGTGCTGAAGCTGTAG